The Nitrospirota bacterium genome contains a region encoding:
- a CDS encoding tetratricopeptide repeat protein: protein MKVTTSCHWLLACLLAQGLPLDVAIAADLRPVPPATSPIQVGPVRASLPVSSTRLMLADEGPRYGHLAEGSVTLPFQDAVEAFKHGQHALAHAGFSAIVKQEQDRALLASAKAFLAELPLLENPAGRGQAEAIAQYRALIRLHPNDPNASRALWRIGDLYVEMGWFQEAIVAYEYATSRVIARADADRSLLSFGVILDFRGRVAEAEQAFETVRKRATDDQLMMRATLGQANALCTLQRKREAQPLYDLLYQRWPDLLRHDPQILQQYGELLADTDQMQRARAIDTLLYNLYPSSPYAGAALVRLGKNHQRLGLYKQAEMFYIAALTQYSGSQEAGIASMHLARMDQEASAASAGSFTLKKMVGDMMRGSRVSYLESSRGEALYKKIAKDHPRDFLGSEALFQVAAYYELQGATARALQAYLAVTQRAGVAAHDPWPQVARVRLAAMLKPRVEAALKAKNDMQVVTLFHSHGQVPEQHYAGTHLLLEVAEAHQRLGFSVEAARLYQILVRDRKAGKFHEAALIGLGESYLDHHDSSAARNVFESFRLQHPQSPRSMLVLRHLITAMLEQEDRRSAIRLMRRWLSAHPREPERGWMQLTLAKTLADDHQRGEAVAAFEEAERHKFIQSPSDRLIFADLLTTLKKPQQAVELYQRILASNPEPDQAEWARLQILRTLA, encoded by the coding sequence ATGAAAGTCACTACCTCTTGCCATTGGTTACTCGCCTGTCTGCTGGCGCAGGGTCTCCCGCTGGACGTCGCCATTGCGGCTGACCTGCGACCGGTACCCCCCGCGACATCGCCCATCCAGGTCGGACCGGTTCGTGCCAGTTTGCCCGTTTCCTCAACACGGCTGATGTTGGCTGATGAGGGACCCCGCTACGGGCATCTTGCGGAGGGATCAGTCACCTTGCCGTTCCAGGATGCGGTTGAGGCATTCAAGCATGGGCAACATGCCCTGGCTCACGCAGGTTTTAGCGCGATCGTAAAACAGGAGCAGGACCGCGCATTGTTGGCATCGGCGAAGGCCTTCTTGGCCGAACTGCCGCTGCTCGAGAATCCGGCCGGCCGTGGCCAGGCGGAAGCCATTGCGCAATATCGTGCCCTCATTCGTCTGCACCCGAATGACCCGAATGCGTCCCGCGCGCTCTGGCGGATTGGTGACCTCTATGTCGAAATGGGATGGTTCCAGGAAGCCATCGTCGCCTATGAATATGCCACATCACGTGTGATCGCTCGCGCCGATGCCGACCGATCCCTGCTCAGCTTTGGCGTCATCCTCGATTTTCGTGGCCGTGTGGCGGAAGCGGAACAGGCGTTTGAAACGGTCAGGAAACGCGCGACCGACGACCAGCTCATGATGCGGGCGACATTGGGCCAGGCCAACGCCCTGTGCACGCTCCAGCGCAAGCGCGAGGCGCAACCACTGTATGACCTGCTCTATCAGCGCTGGCCGGACCTCCTTCGGCACGACCCTCAGATCTTGCAGCAGTATGGCGAACTCCTGGCGGATACGGACCAGATGCAGCGGGCCCGTGCCATCGATACGCTCCTGTATAACCTCTATCCGTCCTCCCCCTATGCAGGCGCGGCACTCGTTCGCCTTGGGAAGAACCACCAGCGGCTGGGTTTGTACAAACAGGCGGAGATGTTCTACATCGCCGCTCTGACCCAGTATTCAGGCTCGCAGGAAGCGGGGATCGCCAGTATGCATCTGGCACGGATGGATCAGGAGGCGTCGGCGGCGTCGGCAGGCAGTTTTACCTTGAAGAAAATGGTGGGAGACATGATGCGGGGCTCGCGCGTCTCCTATCTGGAGTCGTCCCGTGGAGAGGCCCTTTATAAAAAAATCGCCAAGGACCATCCACGTGACTTCCTCGGCAGCGAGGCGCTCTTTCAGGTGGCCGCCTATTACGAATTACAAGGTGCGACCGCACGCGCCCTACAGGCCTATCTCGCGGTGACGCAGCGGGCCGGTGTCGCAGCACATGATCCGTGGCCTCAGGTGGCCAGAGTTCGTCTTGCCGCGATGCTGAAACCGCGGGTTGAGGCTGCGCTCAAGGCCAAGAACGATATGCAGGTGGTGACGCTCTTTCATAGCCACGGACAGGTTCCGGAGCAACACTACGCCGGTACGCATCTGTTATTGGAGGTAGCCGAGGCGCATCAACGTCTGGGGTTTTCCGTCGAAGCGGCGCGCCTCTATCAAATCTTGGTGCGGGATCGGAAGGCGGGCAAGTTCCACGAAGCCGCGCTCATCGGGCTGGGCGAGAGTTATTTGGACCACCATGATTCCTCGGCTGCGCGGAACGTATTTGAGAGCTTCCGTCTCCAGCATCCGCAGAGTCCCCGATCGATGCTGGTGTTGCGGCACTTGATCACGGCCATGCTGGAGCAGGAAGACCGCCGCAGCGCCATCCGGCTCATGCGGCGGTGGCTCAGTGCGCACCCCCGCGAACCGGAGAGAGGCTGGATGCAGCTGACATTGGCGAAAACGTTGGCGGACGATCACCAACGTGGAGAAGCCGTGGCGGCATTCGA
- a CDS encoding sigma-54 dependent transcriptional regulator has product MSLLSILVVEDDEGVQSLLRRLLTQEGHQATIVGNGQDAIRVAQEIPVHVLLTDLKLPDIDGLAVLERIFQIDSKVLGIVMTGYGSIDGAVKAMKLGAFDFLTKPFDNEAVALVINKAMETHRRRQDSRGPRKSARTPYRAEQLVGTSEPVQRVLDFVSKVADHDSTVLIQGESGTGKELVARMLHFNSVRKDRPFVPVNCGAIPENLLESELFGHEKGAFTGAAQTRIGRFELAHGGTLFLDEIGELSLGLQVKLLRVLQERSFERVGGTKTIEVDVRVVAATNQDLEQAVQQKRFRQDLYYRLNVIPITTPSLKERRSDIPQLVNYFMERLNHTKQTAITGCSPDAMTCLMEHQWPGNIRELENMIERLVVLKQSGAIEVSDLPERVFPRPAAAAPAEQLETHFIGFTDQGVSLSRELEQLENRLIVGALRRANGITSKAAQLLQVNRTTLVEKMKRKGLATKDQGCLSF; this is encoded by the coding sequence ATGAGTCTCTTGTCTATTCTTGTGGTAGAGGACGATGAAGGGGTGCAGAGCCTGCTCCGGAGATTGTTGACGCAAGAAGGCCATCAGGCCACGATCGTCGGGAATGGCCAAGATGCCATTCGAGTGGCCCAAGAGATTCCCGTGCATGTGCTGCTGACAGATTTGAAGTTGCCCGACATCGATGGCCTGGCCGTCCTGGAGCGCATCTTTCAGATCGATTCCAAGGTGCTGGGCATTGTGATGACCGGCTACGGCTCGATCGACGGCGCCGTCAAGGCCATGAAGCTCGGCGCGTTCGACTTCCTCACGAAACCGTTCGATAACGAGGCGGTGGCCCTTGTCATCAATAAAGCCATGGAGACGCATCGCCGCCGCCAGGATTCTCGCGGGCCGCGGAAATCTGCGCGGACACCCTATCGGGCGGAGCAGTTGGTCGGCACGAGTGAACCGGTGCAGCGCGTCCTGGATTTTGTCTCGAAGGTTGCGGATCACGACAGCACCGTGTTGATTCAGGGAGAGAGCGGAACCGGCAAGGAGCTGGTCGCGCGGATGCTGCATTTCAACAGCGTACGCAAAGACCGTCCGTTCGTGCCCGTCAACTGCGGGGCCATTCCGGAGAACCTGCTGGAGTCCGAATTGTTCGGCCACGAGAAGGGCGCGTTTACCGGCGCCGCCCAGACGCGAATCGGGCGCTTTGAATTGGCGCATGGGGGGACGCTCTTCCTCGACGAAATCGGCGAGTTGAGCCTCGGGCTGCAAGTGAAGCTGCTTCGCGTGCTGCAAGAGCGTTCGTTCGAACGGGTGGGGGGGACGAAAACGATCGAGGTGGACGTCCGCGTCGTAGCCGCCACCAATCAAGACTTGGAGCAAGCTGTCCAGCAGAAGCGGTTCCGGCAGGACCTGTACTATCGCCTGAACGTGATTCCCATTACCACGCCCTCGCTGAAGGAGCGGAGGAGTGATATTCCGCAATTGGTGAACTATTTCATGGAACGGTTAAATCACACGAAGCAGACCGCCATTACCGGCTGCTCCCCGGATGCGATGACCTGTTTGATGGAACATCAATGGCCCGGCAATATTCGGGAACTCGAAAACATGATCGAGCGTCTCGTGGTGTTGAAACAATCAGGAGCGATCGAAGTCTCCGATCTTCCCGAGCGTGTGTTTCCTCGGCCAGCGGCAGCGGCGCCGGCAGAACAGCTGGAAACGCATTTCATCGGATTTACGGATCAGGGGGTCAGTCTGTCACGGGAACTCGAACAGCTTGAGAACCGCCTCATCGTCGGTGCACTTCGACGAGCCAACGGGATTACGAGCAAAGCCGCCCAGTTGCTTCAGGTGAACCGGACTACGCTGGTGGAGAAAATGAAGCGAAAAGGGTTGGCCACCAAGGACCAGGGCTGCCTGTCCTTCTAG
- a CDS encoding response regulator transcription factor, producing MIGSKAEPVRVLLVDDHEVVRVGLQTVLSRQESIHVVGEASTVDEAIQQACALKPDVVLMDVRLGGGSGVDACRAIRESCPDTRVLFLTSYQDEEAVLAAVIGGAHGYLLKQVNADALLRAIHSVALGQSILDPAITQPLLARMRSQKEEASEPQRASLSSQQQRVLALVAEGKTNKEIGSSLELSDKTVKNYIRFIFQKLKVTRRAQAAAYFIRESPSEKRVSLQSSLKTEKGY from the coding sequence GTGATCGGATCGAAAGCTGAGCCAGTCAGAGTATTGCTGGTGGACGACCACGAAGTCGTTCGGGTGGGGTTGCAGACCGTGCTGAGCCGGCAGGAGAGTATCCATGTCGTCGGCGAAGCATCCACGGTCGACGAGGCCATACAGCAAGCCTGCGCCCTAAAGCCGGACGTGGTGCTCATGGACGTCCGCTTGGGCGGTGGGAGCGGGGTGGACGCCTGCCGCGCCATCCGCGAGTCCTGTCCCGACACGCGGGTGCTCTTTCTCACATCCTACCAGGACGAGGAGGCTGTGTTGGCTGCGGTCATCGGGGGAGCGCATGGCTATCTGTTGAAACAAGTCAATGCCGATGCCTTGCTGCGGGCCATTCATTCCGTGGCCCTGGGCCAATCCATCCTGGATCCGGCCATTACCCAGCCTCTCCTGGCCCGCATGCGGTCGCAAAAAGAGGAAGCCTCGGAGCCTCAGCGCGCGTCCCTTTCTTCTCAGCAGCAACGGGTCCTTGCGCTCGTGGCCGAGGGGAAAACGAACAAGGAGATTGGCTCATCGCTTGAGTTGAGCGATAAGACCGTGAAGAACTATATCCGGTTTATTTTCCAGAAACTGAAAGTGACTCGTCGCGCTCAAGCGGCTGCCTATTTCATCCGGGAGTCTCCCTCCGAGAAGCGGGTCAGCCTCCAATCGTCGCTGAAGACAGAGAAGGGTTACTGA
- a CDS encoding HDOD domain-containing protein yields the protein MNTETDLSKNIDMPEPVERALLQRIDKDRIELPVLPQVAGRVMALSSDPSADAARLSALIHQDQALAAHILRIANSPAYMPRTPIMSLQHAVAMLGVSQLSEIAVTISLKSGTVHVPGHDAEIQQLWRHALASGAYAKEIARLRRYNVESAYLCGLLHAVGKPVVLKTVTAIAAELRITLRPDAIRAFIDSYHSRIGILIATEWALPSQVAEAIAYYWVYEQAPSHRHEAMMTCLADRLATYVLVPESFNDSTLRDHSVFADLNLYPDDVDTLLGLKDKVLCLVDTMTL from the coding sequence ATGAATACTGAGACAGATCTATCCAAGAATATCGACATGCCTGAGCCGGTCGAGCGGGCCTTACTCCAACGGATAGACAAGGATCGAATCGAACTTCCGGTGCTGCCACAAGTCGCCGGTCGGGTCATGGCTCTGTCCAGTGATCCATCAGCGGATGCGGCCCGCTTGTCCGCCCTCATTCACCAAGACCAGGCACTGGCGGCCCATATCCTGCGAATCGCCAACTCACCGGCCTATATGCCGCGAACTCCGATTATGTCGCTCCAGCATGCCGTGGCCATGCTCGGCGTGAGTCAGCTATCGGAAATCGCCGTCACCATTTCTCTAAAGAGTGGGACCGTCCACGTTCCCGGGCACGACGCGGAAATACAGCAACTGTGGCGCCACGCACTAGCGAGCGGAGCCTACGCCAAAGAAATCGCCCGCCTGCGCCGGTATAACGTGGAAAGCGCCTACCTCTGCGGGCTCCTGCATGCCGTCGGAAAACCAGTCGTGCTTAAGACCGTCACCGCCATTGCCGCGGAGCTGCGCATCACGCTTAGACCTGATGCGATCCGCGCCTTCATTGATAGCTATCATTCCCGGATCGGCATCTTGATCGCCACGGAATGGGCCTTACCCTCGCAGGTCGCTGAGGCCATCGCCTACTACTGGGTCTATGAGCAGGCCCCGTCGCATCGACACGAAGCGATGATGACCTGCCTGGCAGACCGGCTGGCAACCTATGTACTCGTTCCCGAATCCTTCAATGACAGCACCCTGCGCGACCACAGCGTCTTTGCCGATCTCAATCTCTATCCCGACGACGTCGACACGCTGCTCGGTCTCAAGGACAAGGTCCTCTGCCTCGTGGATACGATGACACTATGA
- the sthA gene encoding Si-specific NAD(P)(+) transhydrogenase, with amino-acid sequence MSPATHYDIVVIGSGPAGQKAAIQGAKAGKRVAVIEREPGIGGGCVYRGTIPSKTLRESALQLERTKQSSTTLDVCVPPNIPVAALMRRVDDVVKAHGLYMENQLRRNGISFFHGRAKFCSATLIEMLSIDGVKQLITADTIVIATGSRPRAPVGIPIDHENILDSDSILSMIYLPRSLTVLGGGVVASEYASIFAALGVHVTLVDRADRPLQFLDEELVRMFVQSFEQGGGRYCAGQAVKDVRWDGISQVVTTLLDGQMIRSDKMLVAVGRQPNLEDLNLSATGLTLTEKGTLAVNEHCQTAIPHIYGVGDLLGPPGLASSAMEQGRRAVCHALGLPEGRSSDIPIGIYTIPEMASIGLDEAAGRARYREVMVGRARFDEIARGQISGICNGLLKLVADPTGEYLLGVQIVGEGATELIHVGQIALQHAGTIDSFVENIFNFPTLAEGYRIAALDILGQRQKRLASTAA; translated from the coding sequence ATGAGTCCCGCAACTCACTACGACATTGTGGTGATCGGAAGCGGTCCGGCTGGCCAAAAAGCCGCCATCCAAGGCGCCAAAGCGGGTAAACGGGTGGCTGTAATCGAACGCGAACCAGGCATCGGCGGCGGGTGCGTGTACCGCGGCACGATTCCGAGCAAAACACTCCGCGAGAGCGCGCTGCAATTGGAGCGCACAAAACAATCCTCGACCACCTTGGACGTTTGCGTGCCGCCGAACATCCCGGTCGCCGCGCTGATGCGCCGTGTGGATGACGTGGTCAAGGCGCATGGCCTCTACATGGAAAATCAACTCCGGCGCAATGGCATTTCATTTTTCCATGGCCGCGCCAAGTTTTGCTCTGCCACCCTGATCGAGATGCTCTCCATCGACGGAGTCAAGCAACTCATCACCGCCGACACGATCGTCATTGCCACAGGATCCCGGCCTCGTGCGCCGGTCGGAATTCCAATCGACCACGAAAATATTCTGGACAGTGACTCCATCCTCTCCATGATCTACTTGCCACGCTCCCTCACCGTGCTCGGCGGGGGCGTGGTGGCATCGGAATATGCCTCGATCTTTGCCGCACTGGGCGTGCACGTCACGCTCGTCGATCGGGCTGATCGCCCCCTCCAATTTCTGGACGAGGAACTCGTGCGCATGTTCGTGCAGAGCTTTGAGCAGGGAGGCGGTCGCTATTGCGCGGGACAGGCCGTCAAGGACGTCCGCTGGGATGGGATCTCTCAGGTCGTGACGACGCTCCTGGACGGGCAAATGATCAGAAGCGATAAGATGCTCGTGGCCGTCGGTCGGCAGCCCAACTTAGAGGATCTCAATCTTAGCGCCACCGGATTGACGCTCACTGAAAAGGGAACCTTGGCCGTCAACGAACATTGCCAAACAGCCATTCCCCACATTTACGGGGTCGGCGACCTGCTTGGCCCCCCCGGCCTGGCCTCCTCTGCCATGGAGCAGGGCCGGCGAGCCGTGTGCCACGCCTTAGGTCTCCCGGAAGGACGTTCGTCCGACATTCCAATCGGAATTTACACCATCCCCGAGATGGCCAGTATCGGACTAGACGAAGCGGCAGGTCGAGCACGCTATCGAGAGGTCATGGTCGGCCGGGCACGCTTCGACGAAATTGCTCGCGGTCAGATCTCAGGCATTTGTAACGGCTTGCTGAAGCTAGTGGCCGATCCGACAGGAGAATACCTCCTGGGAGTCCAGATCGTCGGGGAAGGGGCAACGGAACTGATTCATGTGGGCCAAATCGCGCTGCAGCATGCAGGCACGATCGATTCATTCGTCGAAAATATCTTCAACTTTCCTACGCTGGCGGAGGGCTATCGCATCGCGGCTCTTGATATACTAGGCCAACGTCAAAAACGTCTCGCCTCGACCGCCGCATAA
- a CDS encoding ferritin-like domain-containing protein yields MIHPLPSTCERALLERFLKAEAMALWAVRSAQTQDVPPGVLQFLRRHEEEEAQHLKQFEQLLGTRSHGKTALPRVPTQWWALAVHLYGYETLGLEFAKLLIGLRPDLVSILEDEEVHVGFFEDEVRAILVHGGSAADGARQTAQAWRRRLPGTVDRYVEDESLAPFRDELRRHILDAIDERFMTVGLLARSEGRVRPL; encoded by the coding sequence ATGATCCATCCTCTTCCCTCCACTTGCGAACGAGCCCTCCTCGAGCGATTCCTCAAGGCGGAAGCGATGGCCTTGTGGGCAGTGCGCTCTGCGCAAACGCAGGATGTGCCTCCCGGGGTGTTGCAGTTTTTGCGTCGCCATGAGGAGGAAGAGGCGCAGCATCTCAAGCAGTTTGAGCAGCTGCTGGGAACACGTTCGCACGGCAAGACGGCGCTGCCTCGTGTGCCCACCCAATGGTGGGCCTTGGCCGTGCATCTCTACGGATACGAAACGTTGGGATTGGAGTTTGCCAAGTTGTTGATCGGGTTGCGCCCGGATCTGGTCTCGATTTTGGAAGATGAAGAAGTGCATGTGGGGTTCTTCGAAGACGAAGTTCGCGCCATCCTGGTTCACGGAGGATCTGCTGCGGATGGTGCGCGACAGACGGCACAGGCTTGGAGGCGGCGGTTGCCCGGAACCGTCGATCGTTATGTTGAAGACGAGAGTCTTGCACCGTTCCGCGACGAGCTCAGACGGCATATTCTTGATGCGATCGACGAGCGGTTTATGACCGTTGGTTTGTTGGCGAGGTCGGAGGGGCGGGTGCGCCCATTGTGA
- the lexA gene encoding transcriptional repressor LexA, with product MKPTDLKRIREQLGLTQQQLADALRTTRVSVARYETGMRRIPGMVQITLDQLGGASEIPMAGMVAAGSPIEPVPQSELIDVPPSMLRGGDTFALRVKGESMKDDGILPGDLVVVRKQATAQNGQIVVALVNQEATIKTYFKKDSHIELHPANQAMQPIIVTPSDTFHIEGILIGVIRHCAV from the coding sequence ATGAAGCCAACTGATCTGAAACGAATTCGCGAACAGCTCGGGCTGACCCAGCAGCAGCTGGCGGATGCCTTGCGAACAACCCGCGTATCAGTTGCTCGGTATGAGACCGGGATGCGCCGTATTCCCGGGATGGTGCAAATCACGCTGGACCAGTTGGGTGGAGCATCGGAAATTCCCATGGCAGGAATGGTGGCAGCCGGTTCACCGATCGAACCGGTCCCCCAGTCCGAACTCATCGATGTGCCTCCGAGCATGTTACGGGGGGGCGATACCTTCGCGCTCCGCGTCAAAGGGGAGTCCATGAAGGATGATGGCATCCTCCCGGGCGATCTCGTGGTGGTGAGAAAGCAGGCGACGGCGCAGAACGGGCAAATCGTCGTGGCGCTGGTGAATCAGGAGGCCACGATCAAGACCTACTTCAAGAAGGATTCACACATTGAGCTGCATCCGGCGAATCAGGCGATGCAGCCGATTATCGTGACCCCTTCCGATACTTTTCATATCGAAGGCATTCTCATCGGCGTGATTCGGCATTGTGCGGTCTAA
- a CDS encoding ABC transporter ATP-binding protein: MAATLSLNCRKIFPGRLTIAAELELPLDPPSVLILFGPSGSGKTTLLRCLAGLEQPEEGTIRFGSEIWVDAARHHSMPPQARHLGYMSQDYALFPTHTVTGNIEYGLSDLPQEERRKRVSAVLALLQLHGLEQSKPRQLSGGQQQRVALARAIARQPQLLLLDEPLSALDAPTRGALCSELRSLLTRLKIPTVVVTHDWTEALTLGDLIAVMSEGKILQIGVPQEVFSRPANESVAQIVGVETVIQGQVRDSENGLATVVVNGMAIKALAVEGVGSSVYVCIRAEDVVLEQAGSGMTSARNHLAGRVVDIVPQGVMVQVKIDCGFLLTAMITRGAVEDLRLAPGASVIAAIKAGSVHLVSCSVV; encoded by the coding sequence ATGGCCGCAACGTTAAGCCTCAACTGCCGGAAAATATTTCCCGGCCGGCTGACGATCGCCGCGGAGCTGGAGCTCCCTCTTGATCCGCCATCGGTGCTGATCCTGTTCGGACCGTCCGGCTCCGGTAAAACGACGCTGCTCCGTTGTCTGGCGGGACTTGAACAGCCGGAGGAGGGGACGATCCGATTTGGATCGGAGATATGGGTCGATGCCGCCCGCCATCACAGTATGCCGCCGCAAGCGCGCCATCTCGGCTATATGTCGCAGGACTATGCGTTGTTTCCCACTCATACCGTGACGGGCAATATCGAGTATGGGCTGAGTGATCTGCCGCAGGAAGAACGGCGTAAACGAGTCAGCGCAGTGCTGGCCTTGTTGCAACTTCATGGATTGGAACAGTCGAAGCCCCGCCAGTTGTCCGGCGGCCAGCAGCAGCGGGTGGCCTTGGCCCGCGCGATTGCCCGTCAGCCGCAGCTACTCTTGCTCGATGAGCCTCTGTCAGCCTTGGATGCTCCGACCAGAGGCGCACTGTGCAGCGAGCTACGTTCCTTGCTCACCAGGTTGAAAATCCCGACCGTCGTGGTCACCCATGATTGGACTGAAGCCCTGACGCTGGGCGATCTCATTGCCGTTATGAGCGAGGGCAAGATACTTCAGATTGGCGTTCCTCAGGAGGTCTTTTCTCGTCCGGCCAATGAATCGGTGGCACAGATTGTGGGAGTCGAGACGGTGATCCAGGGGCAGGTGCGTGATTCAGAGAACGGGCTCGCTACAGTTGTGGTCAATGGCATGGCCATCAAGGCTCTGGCCGTGGAAGGAGTCGGTTCGTCGGTCTATGTCTGTATCCGCGCGGAAGATGTGGTGTTGGAACAGGCGGGGAGCGGTATGACCAGCGCCAGGAACCATCTTGCCGGGAGGGTGGTCGATATCGTGCCCCAGGGCGTGATGGTGCAGGTGAAGATCGACTGCGGCTTTCTGCTCACGGCGATGATTACACGTGGCGCTGTAGAGGATTTGCGTCTGGCGCCTGGGGCCTCCGTTATCGCAGCGATCAAGGCCGGATCTGTGCATCTGGTGTCTTGCTCAGTTGTCTAA
- the modB gene encoding molybdate ABC transporter permease subunit: protein MNWIAIWVTFKLASLTAGVLLVVGMPIAYWLTFSKWRWKFLVESVVALPLVLPPTVLGFYILVAIGPHSPVGRFYSDLVGHPLPFTFEGLLLASILYSLPFAVQPFAAAFDQVDRRLIEASWTLGQSKFKTFFKLILPLSVTGIITGVVLSFAHTLGEFGVVLMVGGNIEGETRTVSIDIYDEVQALNYAGAAKTAFFLLVVSYLVLLCVYAMNRKVWAVWPQR, encoded by the coding sequence GTGAACTGGATTGCCATCTGGGTGACATTTAAATTAGCTAGCCTGACGGCCGGTGTCTTGCTGGTCGTCGGAATGCCCATCGCCTATTGGCTCACCTTTTCAAAGTGGCGCTGGAAGTTTCTTGTCGAGTCGGTGGTGGCGCTTCCGCTTGTGTTGCCTCCGACGGTGTTGGGTTTCTATATTCTGGTCGCCATCGGTCCCCATAGCCCGGTCGGTCGATTCTACAGCGATCTCGTCGGGCACCCGCTTCCCTTTACCTTCGAAGGTCTGCTCCTTGCGTCGATCCTCTACAGTTTGCCGTTTGCCGTACAGCCCTTCGCTGCGGCGTTCGATCAAGTAGATCGTCGTTTGATCGAAGCCTCCTGGACCCTGGGGCAATCGAAGTTCAAAACATTTTTCAAGCTCATCCTGCCGCTTTCGGTCACAGGAATCATTACCGGCGTCGTCTTGAGCTTTGCCCATACGTTGGGGGAGTTCGGTGTTGTGTTGATGGTGGGAGGCAACATCGAGGGTGAAACGAGGACGGTCTCGATCGATATTTACGATGAGGTGCAGGCGTTGAACTATGCCGGGGCCGCGAAGACGGCCTTCTTCCTCCTCGTGGTCTCCTATCTCGTGTTGCTTTGTGTCTACGCAATGAATCGAAAGGTATGGGCTGTATGGCCGCAACGTTAA
- the modA gene encoding molybdate ABC transporter substrate-binding protein has product MKVKCRLSMVLVCAALLACLVPSSFAADITIAAASDLSFAFKELVMEYEQTTGNHVKLTLGSSGNFYAQIQNGAPFDLYFSADIGYPKKLEEAGLVVPGSLYPYAVGRIVLWTGKGSHLDLSKGLELLRDPTIKKIAIANPKHAPYGRAAVAAMEYFKVYEPVKDKLILGENISQAAQFIESGACDAGIIAFSLALAPAMKAAGQYWEIPAAAHAPLEQGAVILKQSKQPETARHFLEFVKGPQGQEIMQRYGFTSPK; this is encoded by the coding sequence ATGAAAGTGAAATGTCGTTTGTCGATGGTCCTGGTCTGTGCAGCCCTGTTGGCCTGCCTCGTTCCGAGCTCGTTTGCCGCGGACATCACGATTGCCGCTGCGTCAGATTTGAGTTTTGCGTTTAAGGAACTGGTGATGGAGTACGAACAGACGACCGGTAACCATGTGAAGCTGACGCTCGGATCCTCGGGCAATTTCTATGCGCAAATCCAAAATGGCGCCCCGTTCGACCTCTACTTTTCAGCCGACATCGGTTACCCCAAGAAGCTGGAGGAGGCAGGCCTCGTCGTGCCTGGCTCCCTCTATCCCTATGCCGTCGGACGGATTGTCCTGTGGACCGGCAAGGGGTCGCACCTGGATCTCTCCAAGGGGCTGGAGCTCTTGCGGGACCCGACGATCAAGAAGATCGCCATCGCCAATCCCAAACATGCTCCCTACGGCAGGGCGGCCGTGGCAGCCATGGAATATTTCAAAGTTTATGAGCCGGTGAAAGACAAGCTTATTTTGGGGGAGAACATTTCGCAAGCGGCGCAATTCATTGAATCAGGCGCCTGTGACGCAGGCATTATTGCCTTCTCCTTGGCGCTTGCCCCGGCGATGAAGGCTGCGGGGCAGTATTGGGAGATTCCCGCGGCGGCCCATGCGCCCCTGGAACAGGGAGCCGTGATCTTGAAACAGTCCAAACAGCCGGAAACCGCCAGACACTTTCTGGAATTCGTCAAGGGTCCTCAGGGACAGGAGATTATGCAGCGCTATGGCTTTACGTCGCCCAAGTAA